A region from the Cannabis sativa cultivar Pink pepper isolate KNU-18-1 chromosome 9, ASM2916894v1, whole genome shotgun sequence genome encodes:
- the LOC115721958 gene encoding rRNA-processing protein fcf2 isoform X2, with translation MSEIKAVVGLSWEPKLPNLSSAKGFASNATTTHKNQPESSVVWKPSSELVDGLFVPPNDPKKLNRILRKQIKDTAGHNWFDMPAPTITPELQKDLQLLKLRNVMDPKRHYKKGESKSNKYFQVGTIIESPLDFFDGRLTKKERKTSLAAELLSDRTLGAYRKRKVREIEEKNQPGGNNKWKIKGKHPKNRANQRRH, from the exons ATGTCAGAAATCAAGGCAGTGGTTGGCCTATCATGGGAACCAAAGTTGCCCAATTTGTCATCTGCAAAGGGCTTTGCTTCTAATGCtacaacaactcataaaaatcAGCCTGAAAGCAGTGTAGTTTGGAAACCCAGTTCAGAGCTTGTTGATGGGCTTTTTGTTCCACCAAATGACCCTAAGAAGTTAAACAGGATACTCAGAAAACAAATCAAAGATACTGCTGGGCATAATTG GTTTGACATGCCCGCACCAACCATCACCCCTGAGCTCCAAAAAGATCTTCAATTGCTTAAG TTGAGGAATGTGATGGATCCAAAAAGGCATTACAAGAAGGGTGAATCAAAGTCAAACAAGTATTTCCAG GTGGGAACAATCATAGAGTCTCCACTAGATTTCTTTGATGGTAGATtaacaaagaaagaaaggaagacATCTCTTGCAGCCGAGCTGCTCTCTGATCGCACTCTTGGAGCTTACAG GAAGCGCAAGGTTCGCGAAATAGAAGAGAAAAATCAACCTGGCGGGAATAATAAATGGAAGATAAAAGGAAAACACCCGAAAAACCGAGCAAACCAAAGAAgacattga
- the LOC115721958 gene encoding rRNA-processing protein fcf2 isoform X1, translating to MLTSFNKAFQKKKGNHPKHTAFSWRMSEIKAVVGLSWEPKLPNLSSAKGFASNATTTHKNQPESSVVWKPSSELVDGLFVPPNDPKKLNRILRKQIKDTAGHNWFDMPAPTITPELQKDLQLLKLRNVMDPKRHYKKGESKSNKYFQVGTIIESPLDFFDGRLTKKERKTSLAAELLSDRTLGAYRKRKVREIEEKNQPGGNNKWKIKGKHPKNRANQRRH from the exons ATGTTGACGTCCTTCAACAAagctttccaaaaaaaaaa AGGGAATCATCCTAAACACACAGCATTTTCCTGGAG AATGTCAGAAATCAAGGCAGTGGTTGGCCTATCATGGGAACCAAAGTTGCCCAATTTGTCATCTGCAAAGGGCTTTGCTTCTAATGCtacaacaactcataaaaatcAGCCTGAAAGCAGTGTAGTTTGGAAACCCAGTTCAGAGCTTGTTGATGGGCTTTTTGTTCCACCAAATGACCCTAAGAAGTTAAACAGGATACTCAGAAAACAAATCAAAGATACTGCTGGGCATAATTG GTTTGACATGCCCGCACCAACCATCACCCCTGAGCTCCAAAAAGATCTTCAATTGCTTAAG TTGAGGAATGTGATGGATCCAAAAAGGCATTACAAGAAGGGTGAATCAAAGTCAAACAAGTATTTCCAG GTGGGAACAATCATAGAGTCTCCACTAGATTTCTTTGATGGTAGATtaacaaagaaagaaaggaagacATCTCTTGCAGCCGAGCTGCTCTCTGATCGCACTCTTGGAGCTTACAG GAAGCGCAAGGTTCGCGAAATAGAAGAGAAAAATCAACCTGGCGGGAATAATAAATGGAAGATAAAAGGAAAACACCCGAAAAACCGAGCAAACCAAAGAAgacattga